In a single window of the Bactrocera dorsalis isolate Fly_Bdor chromosome 2, ASM2337382v1, whole genome shotgun sequence genome:
- the LOC105221926 gene encoding uncharacterized protein LOC105221926, whose amino-acid sequence MLFKKTFLPAKLKYRAICWNYVFALCICHLWHTCNAGTENLTNLPYTQQGSAAALSVVSASKSSVAASTSTLSAPSVAPGSNTNAGTRTVLRIYDECSHSIGGFVPCLKKKAISFIDRISHIDAITVAEGIKLVRLPNSAVAETPLPLQPLYSENELEPSLSRSSEDRDTKLTNMLIERLSYFFNGHTLQVNFPKLTAEEIGRGLEEGRGKMKKMMSMMMMGMAMKMIGMLPVAMGMLYMMAGKALIVSKIALLLAGMMGIKKLMSGRGGGNGGGNGWSSGGGGGGGWSSGGGGGYDRRSLNEAHELAYRGYTHRQPSGVYSKQKLVQQQNFQQPQQQEQHQQQQKQQQQPLSLQQQQQQVQKS is encoded by the exons atgttgtttaaaaagACTTTTTTACCTGCGAAACTAAAATATCGCGCCATCTGCTGGAATTACGTGTTCGCGCTATGCATTTGCCATCTTTGGCATACTTGCAACGCCGGCACAGAAAATCTCACCAACCTTCCTTACACACAACAAGGATCAGCAGCAGCACTATCAGTTGTGTCTGCAAGTAAATCTTCTGTAGCCGCATCCACATCAACCTTATCAGCTCCTTCTGTCGCGCCCGGGAGTAACACAAATGCCGGCACGCGCACCGTTCTACGCATCTACGACGAGTGCAGTCACTCAATTGGCGGTTTCGTGCCATGCCTGAAAAAGAAGGCGATTTCCTTTATCGACCGCATATCGCACATTGACGCGATCACCGTGGCGGAAGGCATTAAATTGGTGCGTTTGCCGAATAGTGCTGTAGCCGAAACACCGCTACCACTTCAACCGCTCTATAGCGAGAACGAGTTGGAGCCATCCTTATCGCGCTCCAGCGAGGATCGCGACACAAAACTGACAAATATGCTTATTGAAAGATTGAGCTATTTCTTCAACGGACATACACTGCAAGtgaattttccaaaattgacAGCTGAAGAAATAGGGCGTGGTCTTGAAGAAG GTCGTggtaaaatgaagaaaatgatGAGCATGATGATGATGGGCATGGCCATGAAAATGATCGGTATGCTGCCGGTTGCAATGGGTATGCTTTACATGATGGCCGGAAAGGCGCTGATTGTCTCCAAGATTGCCCTATTGTTGGCGGGCATGATGGGTATAAAGAAACTAATGTCCGGGCGAGGCGGCGGCAATGGTGGCGGTAATGGTTGGTCGTCcggtggcggcggtggtggcggCTGGTCTTCCGGCGGTGGCGGTGGTTATGATCGACGTTCACTAAATGAGGCGCACGAATTGGCTTATCGTGGTTATACTCACAGACAGCCATCTGGTGTGTATTCGAAGCAGAAgttagtacaacaacaaaactttcaacaaccacaacagcagGAGCAGcaccagcaacagcaaaaacagcagcaacaaccgtTATCgctgcaacagcagcagcagcaagtaCAAAAGTCATAA
- the LOC105221937 gene encoding kelch-like protein 1, producing MATRSIEKHALQSSSSTQKRFMEKLMRKICCFYDRQYLMDVAFNVLNSTCLIPAHRLILSATSPFFKNLFNADQCISSTVEINDIDSDILERLIVFCYTGQLLITVSNGGAMLKAAIVLQLDDAISTCVDYIVTHINDYTFQCAYTLERETECELLKQKIIEYEIQNFMKVSQSDEFTNFDVEKLQGILESDNLNITREEDAYDAIKLWINHDVRARQEQLPLLIASLRLTQLPTDFLLTHILPLPGCELLAMKAVLWISEPKARSKINIRFTEPRVFSAGNCSEPTLLAVCSKMNSSHLLQYNKAEDKWQDYASIKFDYRFFSTILKDDNILFIGGWNKDTTFNNVLCWNIRNKTCRNLEAMNQARYWHCVVELDEKIYAIGGRVGNESLSSVERYTKSDGWEFVDSLIVGREGAGAVSLNGKIYIVGGHCGKSSLKSVECYNPDSNTWTLCADMKSCHYLPGVAAHNGHIYVLGSWWRKSSRTVERYDPQRNKWSQIYCLEGVYGNIVGVSLDYKLWALGGTSNSDDKTSVLIYDEKTYCWEQKCSLLRRGRYSCFVVPAALLASE from the exons atggcTACACGTTCTATAGAAAAACATGCTCTACAGAGTAGTTCGAGTACGCAGAAACGTTTTATGGAGAAATTAATGCGGAAAATATGTTGCTTCTATGACAGACAGTATCTAATGGATGTGGCATTTAATGTTTTAAACTCAACGTGTCT TATACCCGCGCATCGTTTGATACTATCAGCAACGAGTCCTTTCTTCAAGAACCTTTTCAATGCTGATCAATGCATTAGTTCCACCGTCGAAATAAATGATATTGATAGCGATATTTTAGAGCGCTTAATAGTCTTTTGCTACACCGGCCAGCTGCTGATTACCGTTAGCAATGGCGGTGCGATGCTAAAGGCGGCAATCGTTTTGCAACTGGACGATGCCATAAGCACTTGTGTGGACTACATTGTAACGCATATCAATGATTACACATTTCAGTGTGCTTATACACTAGAGCGTGAAACGGAATGTGAACTACTTAAGCAAAAAATCATCGAATACGAAATACAGAATTTCATGAAGGTGAGCCAAAGCGACGAGTTTACGAATTTTGATGTTGAAAAATTGCAAGGCATTCTCGAATctgacaatttgaatataactCGTGAGGAAGATGCCTATGATGCCATAAAACTCTGGATTAACCATGATGTTCGAGCTCGTCAAGAGCAGCTACCACTTTTAATAGCTTCTCTGCGGCTTACCCAACTACCTACGGACTTTCTGTTGACACACATACTCCCATTACCTGGTTGTGAGCTACTGGCCATGAAAGCGGTGTTGTGGATCAGTGAGCCTAAAGCACGGTCTAAGATAAATATCCGATTTACAGAACCACGGGTGTTCAGTGCTGGAAATTGTAGTGAGCCAACTTTGCTGGCGGTTTGCTCCAAG atGAATAGTTCACACTTGCTACAGTATAACAAGGCTGAGGATAAGTGGCAAGACTATGCGAGTATAAAATTCGATTACCGGTTTTTTAGTACTATTTTAAAGGATGATAATATATTATTCATTGGGGGTTGGAATAAAGATACAACATTCAACAATGTCCTCTGCTGGAATATACGAAATAAAACATGTCGAAATTTAGAGGCCATGAACCAAGCAAGATACTGGCATTGTGTTGTCGAATTAGACGAGAAAATCTACGCGATTGGTGGTCGTGTGGGTAATGAAAGCCTGTCGTCAGTAGAaag ATATACGAAATCCGATGGTTGGGAGTTCGTTGACAGTTTGATTGTGGGGCGAGAGGGTGCCGGTGCAGTATCTTTGAATGGGAAAATATACATAGTGGGCGGTCATTGTGGTAAAAGTTCTTTAAAATCCGTCGAATGCTACAACCCGGATTCGAATACCTGGACTCTTTGCGCAGATATGAAATCATGTCACTATTTGCCGGGG gTAGCTGCACATAATggtcatatttatgtattaggTAGTTGGTGGCGTAAAAGTAGCAGAACTGTTGAACGTTATGATCCTCAGCGAAACAAATGGTCTCAG ATTTATTGTTTGGAAGGTGTCTATGGCAATATCGTTGGCGTATCGCTAGATTATAAACTATGGGCTCTTGGTGGCACCTCTAATTCTGATGACAAGACAAGTGTATTAATTTATGACGAGAAAACTTACTGTTGGGAACAAAAGTGTTCATTATTAAGAAGAGGCAGATATTCCTGTTTTGTCGTACCTGCAGCTTTGCTGGCGTCTGAATGA